A genomic segment from bacterium encodes:
- a CDS encoding response regulator, with protein MSQKVLVVDDSPTLVKFVSFSLKSNGYEVVGASDGMDALEKVSHIDGVVDLVITDLNMPNIDGYELIATLRKTAKFAKTPIIILSSEEEEEDKAKGQKVGANSYLVKPFKSSVLIEEVTRLLKK; from the coding sequence TGAGTCAAAAAGTGCTTGTTGTAGATGACTCGCCGACACTGGTGAAATTCGTATCGTTCAGTCTCAAATCGAACGGATACGAAGTTGTTGGCGCCTCAGACGGCATGGATGCTCTCGAGAAAGTATCGCACATTGACGGCGTTGTAGATCTCGTTATTACCGATCTCAACATGCCGAACATCGATGGCTACGAACTTATCGCCACCCTTCGCAAAACTGCCAAGTTTGCGAAAACGCCAATTATCATCCTTTCATCTGAAGAAGAGGAAGAGGACAAGGCTAAGGGGCAAAAGGTCGGTGCGAACTCATATCTCGTCAAGCCGTTCAAGTCATCTGTGCTAATCGAGGAAGTAACTCGATTGCTGAAGAAGTAA